ggactatTTCAgtgccggggggggggggggggggggtgaattagtgctttcgtaaaatatGTCGATTTAGAAAACTCGTTCGATAAAGCTCATATCGGAAAGatatttaacttgaaaacgtttgTAAAAGTAGTAAGCTCGTAAATCAGTTTACgatatgaatgaaaagcataaagtaaatgcaaatccagATTTATAGTGATTTGGTCATCCCGACCAaagtccactctcaattcctcttcactcgaggtcaccggctttcactactgattttatttcaatgggcgaagatcaactactctcttactactctttctctttttcacaggctcaagaaaaaatatttacacctctctcttttatACTTAAACCTCACTTctctctttagaagaacttctaaacaCTAGAAGGAAGTGACTCTACACTTCAAGagaaattataattcttttttcacAAAAATTTTTTCCCATTTCTACTCTATTTCTTAATTACTCATGTAGGAATTAGTACCTTTGATTAAGATCCATTTCGAAATTTTATGTAAGCTTATACTAATTATTGAGGCTTTAAGTTCATGAAATGAGGAGCTAATTGATAAAATAATCATGTTTAGCACAATTTCAATTTTTAGTACACTGAATCTAATGAAGAATACCATTTTaaagttcaaaattttcaaaactaTCAAATCTCATTCTACAACTAATATTCAACGAGAATTGAAGGCGAAATTACATATCTTTACCTTCAGAGTGAGATTACACTATTTTTAaactatttattaaaataatgtaatctcattaaaaaaataatatgatttaaTCTCAAAATTTGTTAAACACTTTTGCTTCGTGAAACAGAATCATTTTTATTAATTCCatgttaataattttattaattttgttaACTAGGATATTTTTCAAATTAAACAAGATTAGCCATGTTGaacttataaattttaatatctcgtctgataataattttttattgtaacAGTTAGTCTAACTAGTATAAGTTATAGTTGTCAATATCAAGGATCAAATTTCTTGTTCATCTATTTTTTCTTTACTAATTTTCAAATAATTGACAGTGGCTCATAcctaaatctaatttttttttttttttactctcgtGTAATTCTCAAATTCAATTCCCCCATGATAAaggataagaaaataaaataaaaattcactAGGTCAAATTCAAAGCTATAAACCCGCTCAACCCCTTCTTGCTCTTCAATCACCTCTAACATCCTCCACATATAGCAAATGAACTCGCGCATCCCCTTCCCTCCCGTTCCTGTCTTACCTATTCTCCCGATTCCGCCGCCCGATGTCGGCCGACCCCGTCGCCCCGGCCGAATCCTCTGCCTTCTGGCAATCCGTCCAGCGAGCGCAGGCCGCTGTCCAATCCCTCTACCTCATCCTCGGCTCCCTCCCCGATGCAGTCGCCTCCTCCGAAAACCCCGCGGCCGCCCTCCTCAACGACGAGGCCGTCGCTCGCGAGGTCTCGATCCGTCTTCGCCGCCATGGCTCCGGCGCCGGCGATGACAACCTCTGCCGCTGGCTCTACGACACTTTCCAGTCCAACGATCCCGACCTCCAGCTCGTCGTCTTGACCTTCACCCCCACCATCGCCGGCGTCTACCTCTTGCGGGCCATCTCCCGCGAACCCCTCGCCGGCTTCGAGGCTGTGCTGCTGGCGCTGTACGCGTACGAGACCGTGATACGAGGCGGGGATCCGGAGACGGTCAACCTCCCCAATCTCGCCAACCCCAGCGTCTACCACGAGGCGAAGGCCCCGCCCAAGAAAGGCGCGGTGGAGCTCGACACAGCGGTTGTCTCCCCGGCTCTGGAGCCTTATGGCACCGTTCGGTCCACCAAGCGCGCAAGGATAGTGGGCGTGGCACTGGAGCTGTACTACAGCAAGATATCGTCCATGCCTCTCTCATCTAAGCTGGCCTTCTGCGAGTTCTGCATGGTCTGGGCAGGCCAAGATATTGGGACGAAAGCGGAAGGAGAGAGATCCGTGAGCGGGCCTGCTGGAattgctcctgctcctgctgctgAGCATGTCGAAGAAGAAGCAgtagaggcggcggcggcgggagagAATGGTGGgaaagaggaggatgaggagaaggCGGCGTCGGCGGAGGCTGATGAGAATGGTGGGAAAGAGGAGGTTGGGGAGAAGGCGGCGGCGTCCGAGAATGGTGGGAAGGAGGAGGGTGAGGAGAAGGCGGCGTCGGCGGAGGCTGATGAGAATGGTGGGAAAGAGGAGGTTGGGgagaaggcggcggcggcggcggccgagaATGGTGGGAAAGAAGAGGGTGAGGAGAAGGCGGCGTCGGCGGAGGCTGATGAGAATGGTGGGAAAGAGGAGGTTGGGGAGAAGGCAGCGGCCGAGAATGGTGGGAAAGAGGAGGGCGAGGAGAAGGCGGCGGCGGATGAGACTGGTGGGAAAGAGGAGGTTGGGGAGAAAGCGGCGGCGGCAGAGAATAGTGGGAAAGAGGAGGGTGAGGAGAAGGCGGCATCGGCGGCGGATGAGAATAGTGGGAAGGAGGAGGGTGAGGAGAAAGCGGCGGCAGCGGATGAGAATGATGGAAAAGAGGAGGGTGGGGAAAAGACGGCGGCGGTGGGGGCGGATGAGAACGGTGGGAAAGACGAGGGTGAGGCAaaggcggcggcgacggcggcggatAAGAATGGTGGGAAAGAGGCGGGTGAGGTGAAGGCGGGACGGATTCCGCTGCCGTGGGAGCTATTCCAGCCTATCGTGAGGATCGTGGGGCACTGCCTCCTGGGTCCGGCGAACCCGGAGGAGCTGAAGACCACGGCGTACGCGGTGGTGGAACGGCTGCACTGGAGGGCGACGCACGACATGAATCCGCAGGAGATTCTGGCGACGCGGAGCCTCCTCCGGCTGGGCAAGATGGGAGACGACACGATAGCGGAGCCTCAGATCTCCACCAACTCGGACGATTACTCCGAAGAGGCGTTAAAGATGAATGCACGACTAACGTAGTGGGTTTCAACGAGAAGGAAAAAGAACCATCAAATGCTTAGCTACAGCAATAGCATGGACTTAGAAATACATTTGATAGTTCCctctttttttgtgtttttgtcCTTTTTGTTTTCACTTTAATACATTTGATTTTGCTTTATAAATGTTTTAGGATCTAAATGCTCATCTGGAGGAGAAAAGAAATCATTCGAGGAGAGTGATGATACATAAGTtgagaaaaatattaaaagtgAAGGACATTCTTATCACAGTGCATGTTGAACTTTTCACGTGGTGGTCATCCATGTTGTCTGTCACGGGTAAAATGAGGAACTCAAAAGTATATATAACAAGTAATAAGAGTCACTTCAGAGCTCATCACTGATCTACCCATCACAATATCAGTAAGTAAAAGAAGGGTGATGGCAAATTTATCATCaaagacaaaaaataataataataataataataataagatttccAGAACAACTGGAGTGTTTTGACGTGATTGGTGTCAAAGAAGAGAGCATCTCGAATCATGTGGTTCGCATCAGCTTCATTAGGCATAGTTTTCCATGCTCGTAAATTGTAATCTACATGTGCTACAATGAAGCTGAACTTTCGTTACAGCGAGACCTTAGCTTAGTATCTGAGAAACTCACTAATCTGTCCTTACATAAGCATTTGGAAAAAATTTAGGGAAAAATGAGTGCTTGGCTCTCACAATCAACCAATACAATCCGTAACAAGGAAAATGTATCAGTGCCATGCACAAGTACCTGCAGTGTGGATGTGTATAAGCTATCACAATTAATTAATTTGCACAAAATGGAGAATCAATCATATTTAGTGAAATAAAAGTTTACCAAAGAGGTGCCCATGGAGAATCGAGCTCCAGAAAAGGGTAAGGCCACCTGGACAAAGCATCAGGTAAAGATGGTCGGTCATATAAAAGCCACATGAATATTAATAGCCTAaaattgaaataataataataataataacatttgaAGATATTTTGAAGGCCTAATATTTTCTACAAGTAACACATAAGGCCTGCCATCATCCAACAATTAGGTAATAGAAAATCGAGTACTACTAAGGTACCGACAGTAAAACCACATCAATCAATGTTGAAGTAGGATATCCTCACCAAGTAAAACCACAAGCATGCAGAATCCACTGGACAATCGCATAGATACAGCTCCAGAGAACAAAATATGCCATTCGAAACCATGGAAATTTCTGAAAAGGAATGTAATTTAGACTCGCATGCATGTGAAAACAGAGTAACTAGCACATGATTGACTTACACATACCAGGTTATTGAGAAAAGTATCAACCAGAAGAAACACAGCATTCAGAGTATGCATGCAGCCCATTATCTGCAAAAGTCATGTCATAGTTTTTAGACGATAAAAAGGGTACGagcttaaataaaattaaaatatcacaAAGTCACTTTGTagatttgtcataataaatccagATGTCCTTCCAATGTAATAATACTGTTCAAATTTCAAAAAGTACAAGAGGTTCTTGATTTATGGTAAGATAGTCTTCAAAGCCAAATATTTACTATTTTCAAATACAAACACTTTTAAGTATAaattccaaaataaaaaaaatgtaacaAGATAGTCTTTACCCTAtcgagatcaaatcataaacacttgtatGTTATATGAAAGCTTGTATGATGCCACAAACGATACGATGTATTTAACAATACGCACCAAATCAGATCATTCACTTTATGCAAAacacaaacaaaaagaaaattatgacaagTTGAAGTAAATTTCCGGTGGTTCTAAAAGCTCGTGATGCTCTACAAACTTTTTGAATATTTGAAACATTGCCTACAGGGCAGGCAAATGTAGATCTAAAAATAGGAAGCATTGTTAGATATGTGAATAAAAAGGGCTCACAATAAACAGATGAACAATTTCATAGAATTTCCAATTTTGAAAGGACTTGAGTGAGCAAGGAAACTTGGACCATAAAAGCTCATATGAATAGAATATTAGTGCCATCCTAACAATAGCGTAATATCACATGAAGACTAAAATATCCTGGAACAAGGATGATAGTGGATTGGGTTCTCTTGGGTGGCTGAGCCTTCTGACTTGGCTTAATCCAGATTCAAGTAAGGGTTTATGTTCTCAGATAGATAGTCAGTCAGTTTCAGGTGTCCTACCTCCTATTCTTCCTCCTGTGGATCTATTTAACCCACTTACATGACATGATTTGTCATGCAATGTTGGTTAATTAATGTAAAGAAATGGTCATATATGTCACATGAAAAGAAACCAGCGAGGATAGTCCACACTGCATAACAAGGAAACTAATCGATTTCATGTAGAACCTAGAAGAATTATGGCAAATGTGAAATCAATAAAAGCAGGCAAGGATTCCCAATTCGGGAAGAATGTAACCAGCAACACGATATTATTTGATGAGTTCTACATGCGTATAGAACACAGTCTCCAAGCCAACTTTTGTGAAACAAAAACCAAGATTCAAATCCAGGAATATTATGTATGTGAAAAGTGGTAATACTTCCTAGCAATGTAATTGCTAGTAATCTTAAAAAGTGTTTGTAGATCAAAAATTCCATTAGTTCAATAAGAGCCAAATTGAAAAGACAAGTGCTTAAAATGGGATACAGCATAAATGGCTTGTCAGGTGCCTTGGGAGAAGAAGGCTGACATCctagtcttttgatttctttgtaGTTGCACTTGGTAAATGGCATCCACAAAGAGACATACATGACACTGGACAACTATCGACAAAAATCAAAGATGGTATACCAAAAGATGAAAGGAAGACGACTAGTGAACTAAATAGATGCAAGAATTTATGAAAATAATGATTACCTTGTTAGAGCGATACAATAACTATCTATCTTTAGTAGAACatttttattatgtttcttaTGCCATCATTTTTCTGCATTTTTTTACAGCATTTCCATTATATGTATGATTAACTGTGTGGGTGCAGTAGAAGAGTGAGCTTGTGGTTTTCCTTCAACCATCACTCATGTCATAAAATAGTTCAAAGAATGAATGAAGACAAATAATCTGAAGTTCTTATATAACAAACATATAAACTGGCAATAAATTATAGCATATGTTGAATAAAAGCATGAAACATAGGATAAATGCCATACCGAAACCATAAGATGATGTAATATTCCACGCAACGACAGGTAAATCTAGTGTGCACCAAACTTGTGAAAGCAGAGAGGATTTTGATTGAATCTTTCCAACTTGGGGAAGAAAATGAGAAAAATGCAAATAACATGATCTCTCTTAAATGGTTAAGTTAACCGATAATGTAAGTAGGAAGGGAAACTTTAGTCTGTAGAATCAATCCAAATCAAACGTAAATAATACAGAGACCAATTTACATTccaattttctttaaaaaaaaaatagaaaatagtaATAAGTAAATTGATTCTTGAACTCATAATTAGACAGAACAAGTATAAAGAGAGATTCGTGTCATCGAATTTTTTGCCCCCATGCAATGCAAGTTCAGTTCAGTTCAGGATACTCACAGCATTTAGCTCAAAATGTGCGGTGGACAAAAATGGTACTATGAGAACCCAAAAGATGACATCCGTCAACACTACCGCACCTGCACTGGTCTGTCAATTGAGAATGGTAACCATAAGTTTTATATATTTGACTGAAAATAGTACGATTGCAGAGGCTGGGGAAAAAGAACTATTTTGGAAGGTTATTCAAATCTTAAATCGATTACAAATCTGAAAAAGCTACAAAAAATCTGAAGTGGAAAAGCTATACAACTCCTGTGATACTAGTAATGAGGTTAATAAGCATATACTTCTGGTTAGAGCAAATAATTAGACACGTAAAGTAAAATGCCCTTTTATTAATTTTACTATAATCTTGGATCCACCCTTGAGAAACAGGCAGAGGCTAAAAGATGGAATGTCAGAAACACACAGCTGTTTACACTGCAAGTCTTCAGCAGTCCACCGTTGGTTACTCCTACTAGCAAGTGTTGACATAAGGTTATGAGTAACTTGGAATATTTGATTGACAAtaagaccccccccccccctacctGACCGTGTATTGTATGCCTCATGCTACCGTTTCTTCGTGATAGAACAGAAAGAGTTGATACGAGGAAAAAGCAGATCATGAAAGAGTCTGATGAATGCTTACAAGTAACTTGGAATATTTGACACTAAGATTCATGAAAGAGACTGAACATCTCATGCTTCTGGTTTGAAGTGATAAAATAAAAACATGTTATGAGATACTAACTAACCTGATAGACAAGTTGCATGCAATAAACCCAAAATCCAGCTCCTTCATCGTCAGCTTCCTGTTCATGATAGCTCTGCAGTCTTACTGCACTCATGTTATTGTTGGTTCTCAAAGGTAAAGTCACAGGACGGTTCTGGTGACCATCAGCATTAAATAATCTGTCGGCCTCCTCGTCTGGTGTGATATATCTCTTTGAGTAAAGCCAGCAGCCATGAGCAGATATGACAGTTCCGATCTACAGCAGGCAGGAACAACACCAGAAATCATTCTAACCTATTTCGGTTTCCTTTGCACCATAAAACGATTCGATTAGTATGactttttctttattctttttggGTTAGTTTTCTTTTGTGTGTTTGGGAGGAGGGGGTGGATACAGAAGATACAAAAATTAACTACCTAAGCTGTCTAGAGAGTAAAATGAAAACTCTCAAagtaaaaggaaggaagaagaagacaatgTCAGA
This Musa acuminata AAA Group cultivar baxijiao chromosome BXJ1-2, Cavendish_Baxijiao_AAA, whole genome shotgun sequence DNA region includes the following protein-coding sequences:
- the LOC135612195 gene encoding uncharacterized protein LOC135612195; the protein is MSADPVAPAESSAFWQSVQRAQAAVQSLYLILGSLPDAVASSENPAAALLNDEAVAREVSIRLRRHGSGAGDDNLCRWLYDTFQSNDPDLQLVVLTFTPTIAGVYLLRAISREPLAGFEAVLLALYAYETVIRGGDPETVNLPNLANPSVYHEAKAPPKKGAVELDTAVVSPALEPYGTVRSTKRARIVGVALELYYSKISSMPLSSKLAFCEFCMVWAGQDIGTKAEGERSVSGPAGIAPAPAAEHVEEEAVEAAAAGENGGKEEDEEKAASAEADENGGKEEVGEKAAASENGGKEEGEEKAASAEADENGGKEEVGEKAAAAAAENGGKEEGEEKAASAEADENGGKEEVGEKAAAENGGKEEGEEKAAADETGGKEEVGEKAAAAENSGKEEGEEKAASAADENSGKEEGEEKAAAADENDGKEEGGEKTAAVGADENGGKDEGEAKAAATAADKNGGKEAGEVKAGRIPLPWELFQPIVRIVGHCLLGPANPEELKTTAYAVVERLHWRATHDMNPQEILATRSLLRLGKMGDDTIAEPQISTNSDDYSEEALKMNARLT
- the LOC103968896 gene encoding uncharacterized protein LOC103968896, whose protein sequence is MLQPFLWQPNLGLRRRSRRPSLYLQPAMALVIRWYDSACLAIVVGAIWASLCMIRRSEGGGRRGVNDRSEYESLLIVVVADGEAELPERRHVSYEQLWMSCWRVVHPAFLLVLRLVSMATMAAVQSWDIATYDSSILVYYTEWTFALVIIYFAIGTVISAHGCWLYSKRYITPDEEADRLFNADGHQNRPVTLPLRTNNNMSAVRLQSYHEQEADDEGAGFWVYCMQLVYQTSAGAVVLTDVIFWVLIVPFLSTAHFELNAIMGCMHTLNAVFLLVDTFLNNLKFPWFRMAYFVLWSCIYAIVQWILHACGFTWWPYPFLELDSPWAPLWYLCMALIHFPCYGLYWLIVRAKHSFFPKFFPNAYVRTD